Proteins from a single region of Candidatus Scalindua japonica:
- a CDS encoding c-type cytochrome, translated as MKKKVLYGVVVLLFFSVIQFNASDTFAGKIDYKKIYNNDCKKCHERDGRGTKRGKKLGVPDFTDGEWQDSVTDNQMIDSITNGKKKMPAQKHKLSPEDIKAVVKYIRFFAPKKKSY; from the coding sequence ATGAAAAAAAAAGTTCTTTATGGTGTTGTAGTCTTATTGTTTTTTTCTGTAATTCAATTTAACGCATCAGATACATTTGCCGGTAAAATAGATTATAAAAAAATATATAATAATGATTGTAAAAAATGCCACGAGAGGGATGGTAGAGGGACTAAGAGAGGTAAGAAATTGGGAGTCCCTGATTTTACCGATGGCGAGTGGCAGGATTCTGTGACAGACAATCAAATGATCGATTCTATAACTAACGGAAAGAAAAAAATGCCGGCACAAAAACATAAACTAAGCCCGGAAGATATTAAGGCTGTAGTGAAATATATAAGGTTCTTTGCCCCCAAAAAAAAGAGCTATTAA
- a CDS encoding secondary thiamine-phosphate synthase enzyme YjbQ, producing MNVITDSVEISTRGHTDIIDITPQLEQALKDSKLKCGNLTVFVSGSTAGITSIEYEPGLLKDLPEAYDKIAPTGVTYHHDAAWGDGNGYAHVRAAMLGASFTVPFDSGRLLLGTWQQIVVIDFDNRPRRRNIVVQMLGK from the coding sequence ATGAATGTTATAACTGATTCTGTAGAAATATCTACACGTGGACACACAGATATAATAGATATTACACCTCAATTAGAACAAGCCCTGAAGGACTCAAAACTCAAATGCGGCAATCTTACTGTTTTTGTTTCAGGTTCTACGGCGGGAATTACGTCTATTGAATACGAACCCGGCTTGCTGAAAGATTTACCTGAAGCTTACGATAAAATTGCTCCTACCGGGGTTACGTATCATCATGATGCGGCCTGGGGAGATGGCAATGGTTATGCCCACGTTCGGGCGGCCATGCTGGGCGCTTCCTTCACTGTGCCTTTTGATAGCGGCAGGCTCCTGCTGGGGACATGGCAGCAGATAGTAGTAATAGATTTTGATAACCGGCCGAGAAGGCGTAACATAGTTGTACAAATGCTTGGTAAGTAG
- a CDS encoding DNA internalization-related competence protein ComEC/Rec2 → MVRPSHNLTLFVISPPLNKFLPDPLLPSKKPRQTMYTFLLKTEAIESTSDNVESNTLLRKWRKISGTIKINTYLTQREESTPVNKRRYLSEVLQYGDKIELIGNISTPSTSRNPAQFNYKYYLRRQNPRIEAIANVISLNNIEFISGGHGNLFYTFVYGLKKRLRTVIETQVKKESVHLIRSILLGDREKIPEQLMDGFLKTGTIHFLAISGLHVGILVISLHFLLRFLRFNTRYVAITVILIVFLYAAITGMKPPIVRAGIMVAMYYGAFIINRRWDLPNSIAAAVFIILLINPSDLFNVGFQLSVLAVLGIIFTSNRLEKFFWKSTLLVQKLQAKEERNELWFQLTAYCRKAFCVSLGAWIAVMPLIAYYFNIVTPLNIFLNIIIFPMVWIILVGGFIVLIMGLVFPVLAIPFAYLVSYSELALRNLVLLFSINFKPFFYTSTPLWSWIVIYYLIVMLFVLRERIKSKLSHLIIATMAILTIYVFSGLPGRSQDCLKLTCFDVRHGASFFLQFPNGKNMLFDSGTRGNYDVGKFVVAPFLWQEGIKKIDTVIISHKDDDHCNGIPSIINRFNVDNIFVNKFFLESGNKVELLKLFTEKRIKTGLLADELEIKGYEPVNIEVLNPPDKDILRKRGILVDNIPANDSSNVLLIEYMGNKVLLCGDIGKIGIEMLLSGGDDSDVDISADIIQIPHHGGFIMNTSDLVKRVKPVHGIINGIARDISSSTIEHYQKYGVCLHKTNKNGAVSFTISKEGISVSTFL, encoded by the coding sequence GTGGTTCGTCCCTCACACAATCTAACCTTATTCGTTATCTCACCACCGCTTAACAAATTTCTTCCAGATCCTCTTTTGCCTTCAAAGAAACCACGTCAAACGATGTATACTTTTCTGCTGAAAACTGAGGCTATAGAGAGTACGTCAGACAATGTTGAAAGCAACACATTGTTACGAAAGTGGAGAAAAATCTCAGGTACAATCAAAATAAATACCTATCTGACTCAACGAGAAGAAAGCACTCCTGTAAACAAGAGGCGTTATCTTTCGGAAGTTTTACAATATGGAGACAAGATAGAACTTATCGGTAATATATCAACACCATCAACATCTAGAAACCCCGCCCAGTTTAACTATAAATATTACCTTAGAAGGCAAAACCCACGTATTGAGGCCATAGCGAATGTTATCAGTTTAAATAATATAGAGTTTATATCAGGTGGCCATGGTAATTTGTTCTACACATTTGTCTATGGCCTGAAGAAGAGATTAAGAACGGTTATTGAAACACAGGTGAAAAAAGAGAGTGTCCATCTCATCCGTAGTATTTTACTGGGTGATCGTGAAAAAATACCGGAACAACTTATGGACGGTTTCTTAAAGACAGGAACAATACATTTCCTGGCAATCAGCGGATTACATGTGGGTATTCTGGTTATCTCTTTACATTTTTTATTAAGGTTTCTCAGGTTTAATACGAGATACGTGGCAATAACTGTCATACTAATCGTTTTTTTATATGCTGCCATTACAGGAATGAAACCTCCTATTGTTCGAGCAGGTATTATGGTAGCTATGTATTATGGCGCCTTTATTATTAACAGGCGTTGGGACCTTCCAAATAGTATTGCAGCGGCAGTGTTCATTATTCTTTTGATTAATCCTTCCGACTTGTTTAACGTCGGCTTTCAACTTTCGGTGCTCGCCGTACTTGGAATAATATTTACGTCAAACCGGTTAGAAAAATTTTTCTGGAAATCAACCCTTCTTGTACAGAAGCTGCAGGCAAAGGAAGAAAGAAACGAGTTATGGTTTCAATTAACCGCCTATTGTAGAAAAGCATTTTGCGTATCCCTGGGAGCCTGGATTGCAGTGATGCCACTCATCGCATATTATTTCAACATCGTAACCCCTCTAAACATTTTCTTGAATATCATAATTTTTCCAATGGTATGGATTATACTGGTAGGTGGTTTTATCGTATTAATAATGGGGTTGGTATTTCCTGTACTTGCCATACCATTTGCATATCTGGTTTCATATTCTGAGTTAGCACTGCGGAATCTGGTCCTCCTTTTTTCAATAAATTTTAAACCCTTTTTCTATACATCAACACCTTTGTGGTCATGGATTGTAATCTACTATCTGATAGTCATGCTTTTTGTACTGAGAGAGAGGATCAAGAGTAAGCTGAGTCATTTGATAATTGCAACCATGGCAATTTTAACTATTTATGTGTTTTCGGGTCTACCCGGACGGAGTCAGGATTGTTTGAAGCTAACATGTTTTGATGTGAGGCATGGGGCATCTTTTTTTCTACAATTTCCTAATGGTAAAAACATGCTTTTTGACTCGGGTACACGGGGAAATTATGATGTCGGTAAATTTGTAGTTGCGCCTTTTCTCTGGCAAGAGGGGATTAAAAAGATAGATACAGTTATTATATCTCATAAGGATGATGATCATTGCAATGGCATACCCTCCATAATCAACCGGTTCAATGTTGACAATATTTTTGTAAATAAATTTTTTCTGGAATCCGGGAATAAAGTTGAGTTGTTAAAGCTTTTTACAGAAAAGAGAATAAAGACAGGCTTATTGGCGGATGAGTTGGAAATTAAGGGATACGAACCTGTAAATATTGAGGTACTCAACCCCCCTGATAAGGATATATTAAGAAAGAGAGGCATTCTTGTAGATAACATACCGGCAAATGATTCCTCAAATGTACTGCTAATTGAATATATGGGCAACAAGGTACTCTTGTGTGGTGATATCGGCAAAATAGGAATTGAAATGCTTTTGTCAGGAGGTGACGACTCTGATGTAGATATATCTGCGGATATAATACAAATCCCTCATCATGGTGGTTTTATAATGAATACAAGTGATTTGGTCAAGAGAGTGAAACCTGTGCATGGAATAATAAACGGGATTGCGAGGGATATTTCTTCCTCCACAATTGAGCATTATCAGAAGTATGGAGTATGTTTACATAAGACGAATAAGAATGGAGCAGTGTCATTTACAATAAGCAAAGAAGGTATAAGTGTTTCAACGTTTCTATAG
- the coaD gene encoding pantetheine-phosphate adenylyltransferase, with protein MKKAVYPGTFDPVTYGHIDVIKRGSKIFDELIVAVGHNPFKNPIFSVQERMDMLSNNTKEMQNTRIDYFDGMLTDYMKEVETNIILRGVRTVSDFEHEFQRALTNRVLSADMETVFIMTSQEYSFLNSSLIKEVVSLGGDISKFVPSDVEKLLRQNFISS; from the coding sequence ATGAAAAAAGCAGTTTATCCTGGCACTTTCGACCCTGTTACTTATGGTCATATCGATGTAATCAAACGTGGCAGTAAAATCTTTGATGAACTTATCGTCGCGGTTGGTCACAACCCATTTAAGAATCCCATATTCTCAGTTCAAGAACGAATGGATATGCTTTCAAATAATACCAAAGAAATGCAAAATACCAGAATAGATTATTTTGATGGAATGCTGACTGACTACATGAAGGAAGTGGAAACGAATATAATATTAAGGGGTGTCAGGACAGTATCGGACTTTGAGCATGAATTCCAAAGAGCCCTTACAAATCGTGTATTAAGTGCGGATATGGAAACAGTGTTCATAATGACGAGCCAGGAATATTCATTTTTAAATTCCAGTCTCATAAAAGAAGTCGTAAGCCTGGGAGGTGATATTTCTAAGTTTGTACCTTCTGATGTAGAGAAGCTACTCCGTCAAAACTTTATTTCTTCATAG
- a CDS encoding carboxymuconolactone decarboxylase family protein translates to MSYELPAPFKEIAREYPDVCEAFQSLGTQCHNAGPLDEKERKLAKLGIAIGTNSEGAVHSAVRNALQAELSKEEIMHVGILAITTVGLPNAIAAITWIKDLLDKS, encoded by the coding sequence ATGTCTTACGAATTACCTGCACCGTTTAAGGAAATCGCAAGGGAGTACCCTGATGTTTGTGAGGCTTTCCAGAGCCTTGGGACGCAATGTCACAATGCGGGACCTTTAGACGAAAAAGAGAGAAAGCTTGCAAAGCTTGGTATAGCTATTGGTACCAATTCAGAGGGTGCGGTTCATTCTGCAGTAAGAAACGCGCTACAGGCGGAGTTATCAAAAGAAGAGATCATGCACGTTGGTATACTTGCCATTACAACGGTTGGTCTGCCCAATGCAATAGCTGCTATTACGTGGATTAAAGACTTACTTGACAAATCGTGA
- a CDS encoding IS91 family transposase translates to MISLSSIIETFIADFITLYHGSILPSQFKALAAMKDCRTTQSRVMLVQCNDCEKQVFVPHSCGNRNCPHCQSHECQQWLERQLKKEVPADYFMLTFTIPKELRSLAWQHQRLLYSIMIQCCWETVKTFVQNDSVLQGNAGAITVLHTHSRSLDYHPHIHLVMPAGAINQKKKLWSFKKSEGKTRYLFNHKALAKVFRAKMLDAVNKAALTLPVNYPKTWVVDCKFVGNGEKALVYLGRYLYKGVIQEKDIITCKDGQVTFRYQDSKSKKMLTRTLPGPQFLRLILQHVLPKGFRRTRNFGFLHPNSKRLIALLQYLTGINPNKSSAWFRERPKLTCKCCGGIMKIIKTMIPPSHKSRSFPYKLTKEEAVLVM, encoded by the coding sequence ATGATATCTCTCTCCTCTATAATTGAGACCTTCATTGCTGACTTTATCACTCTTTATCATGGTTCGATCCTGCCAAGTCAATTCAAAGCCCTGGCAGCCATGAAGGATTGTCGCACTACGCAAAGCCGCGTCATGCTGGTCCAATGTAATGACTGTGAAAAACAGGTTTTTGTACCGCACTCCTGCGGTAACCGCAATTGTCCTCATTGTCAGAGTCATGAGTGTCAGCAGTGGTTGGAGCGTCAACTGAAAAAAGAAGTGCCTGCTGACTATTTTATGCTCACCTTTACTATACCCAAAGAGCTTCGATCATTAGCATGGCAGCATCAACGCTTGCTTTACTCGATAATGATACAGTGTTGTTGGGAAACCGTAAAAACCTTTGTCCAAAATGACAGCGTATTACAAGGAAACGCTGGAGCCATCACTGTTTTGCACACCCACTCTCGCTCTCTCGATTACCACCCGCATATCCATCTGGTAATGCCAGCCGGGGCCATCAATCAGAAGAAAAAGCTTTGGAGCTTCAAAAAAAGCGAAGGAAAGACGCGGTACCTTTTCAATCACAAAGCGCTGGCTAAAGTGTTTCGAGCAAAAATGCTCGATGCCGTGAACAAAGCGGCTCTTACGCTTCCAGTTAATTATCCCAAAACATGGGTCGTCGATTGCAAATTTGTCGGCAACGGTGAAAAGGCACTGGTCTATCTTGGTCGTTATCTCTACAAAGGGGTCATTCAAGAGAAAGATATTATTACGTGCAAAGATGGTCAGGTGACCTTTCGTTACCAGGATAGTAAGAGCAAAAAAATGCTCACAAGAACACTTCCCGGCCCGCAGTTTCTCAGGTTGATTCTCCAGCATGTTCTACCCAAAGGTTTCAGGCGAACACGGAACTTTGGTTTCCTCCACCCTAATAGCAAACGCTTGATTGCATTGCTTCAGTACCTTACCGGTATCAACCCGAATAAGTCGTCAGCCTGGTTCAGAGAGCGTCCAAAGCTTACGTGCAAATGCTGTGGAGGAATAATGAAGATCATAAAAACGATGATACCTCCATCACACAAATCCAGGTCTTTCCCCTACAAGTTAACAAAAGAGGAGGCTGTTCTGGTTATGTAA
- a CDS encoding c-type cytochrome, producing MFRRILVIVFLQAAIGYCVLPETFAGDIDGQGLYTRYCVLCHGEDGTGQTDLGAGLGARDFNEKAFQDGITDEQIVEQIAKGTEDKMMPFEGKLTPEEMHALVPIIRAFGK from the coding sequence ATGTTTAGAAGAATATTGGTTATAGTTTTCTTACAAGCTGCTATTGGATATTGTGTTTTGCCGGAAACATTTGCCGGTGATATTGATGGACAGGGTCTGTATACACGGTATTGTGTTTTATGTCATGGTGAAGACGGTACCGGTCAAACGGATTTAGGGGCTGGACTCGGCGCACGTGACTTCAATGAAAAAGCGTTCCAGGACGGTATAACAGACGAACAGATTGTAGAGCAGATTGCAAAGGGGACTGAAGACAAGATGATGCCATTTGAGGGTAAACTTACTCCAGAAGAGATGCATGCATTGGTACCCATCATAAGGGCATTTGGTAAATAG
- a CDS encoding phage integrase N-terminal SAM-like domain-containing protein: MSIRFLVKLPNRKKHLRLKGLRKKTSQAYWRAILRIGDNFDKRIHQLSKLHLLENLSNLLNTHSWSAVKLDLYGLIFFYTHVLHKVWEQVNLIQPPIAPRLPELGP; the protein is encoded by the coding sequence ATGTCAATCCGATTTCTTGTAAAATTACCAAACCGGAAGAAGCACCTACGCTTGAAAGGACTCCGGAAAAAAACAAGCCAGGCTTATTGGCGTGCCATCCTACGGATCGGTGATAATTTTGACAAGCGAATACACCAGCTATCTAAACTGCACCTACTTGAGAATTTGTCCAATCTCCTCAATACCCATTCTTGGAGCGCAGTCAAATTAGACCTCTACGGACTAATTTTTTTCTACACTCATGTGCTTCATAAGGTTTGGGAGCAAGTAAATCTTATACAACCACCCATTGCGCCACGTTTGCCGGAATTGGGCCCCTAA
- a CDS encoding class II SORL domain-containing protein: MSNEKALFCKLNKPEDVETDSTVGEKHVPVIMVPSVLKTGEFYDVKITVGEIEHPNENEHFIQWVEFYVGNVYLGRFDFAPVMTKPEVTIPIKLGHQGIDTTLRAISRCNLHGLWEGKVQVKTE, translated from the coding sequence ATGTCTAATGAAAAAGCACTTTTTTGTAAGCTAAACAAGCCGGAAGATGTAGAGACTGATTCAACGGTAGGGGAAAAACATGTGCCTGTTATCATGGTACCATCTGTTTTAAAAACTGGCGAGTTTTATGATGTGAAGATTACTGTCGGGGAAATTGAACACCCGAATGAGAATGAACATTTTATACAGTGGGTTGAATTTTATGTAGGTAATGTATATCTGGGAAGATTTGATTTTGCTCCGGTAATGACAAAGCCAGAGGTTACCATACCTATAAAACTGGGACATCAAGGAATTGATACAACATTAAGGGCGATAAGCCGTTGCAATTTACACGGTCTGTGGGAAGGTAAAGTCCAGGTAAAGACGGAATAA
- the lptD gene encoding LPS assembly protein LptD, which produces MRLSLSTIFVVLLIVLCNRNITQGARIKKNISHYPIHISADSISTWQNNEIRVFQAGGNAEIEQGEARIIADNVIIWFKEIKTGQLVEGNIEIYCSGNVTLFQEENIQDFKETYLELVTTAGISVKPILARNQVKSFEDEQRSELYVQAEKFRAKENGEPYKDETATGTTEAGELVDILADDIDTWLENDVRVIVAVGNVRIKKGEETLNADNVILYFDQEKSEQDKPAKQVYKEVYAEGNVTLRRKDDLIVAEKIFENIKEEKGLFVNSTISSVLKPPTVRIQKPVFMSGEEIKNTKGNYEINNGDFSLCGFGHPHYRFKYSKLRIIKTGEKSVLTAKNNVFKIGKVPILYFPYLNFNLKRSPKRLQEWNTGKTTRFGRFFTTDWDLYGFGFGEKLSEWSDLTLSADFLELRGPAAGLDFQYKKPNYYGYANTYYINDDEELDINDVPVDSKNRGHFLWRHRQKLLNNWVADIEISHVGDRSYFREYFQPEFKIQKDRTTLLYLKNISGNRGTTFLAEHQLRTYDTLVDSVRLSRKNESFPELKYRIIGEPFRDGRLNFTSETELVYQNRVFDRITPLKAETNFLGRGEWLTAERVFDRSPARLDPEETVRFDTFNMLNAPFGFMGQRFNPFIGFRLTGYSESVKVNPVTLSNEGSGSPRGRVAIPIGFNTSTTLSRTYSVYNKLLNINRLRHIMVPELMFNFMPIVTQDPEDLNQFDGIDALDTYQSVKFGLRNRLQTKRGEPGKRKR; this is translated from the coding sequence ATGAGATTATCGTTATCAACCATATTCGTTGTATTACTAATTGTACTCTGCAACAGAAATATAACGCAGGGAGCACGAATTAAAAAAAACATTTCTCACTATCCCATACATATATCTGCTGACAGTATTTCAACTTGGCAAAATAATGAAATTAGAGTCTTCCAGGCAGGTGGGAATGCAGAAATCGAGCAAGGAGAAGCCCGTATTATTGCGGATAATGTAATAATCTGGTTTAAAGAGATCAAAACAGGACAACTTGTAGAAGGGAATATCGAGATTTATTGTAGTGGTAATGTAACACTCTTTCAGGAAGAGAATATTCAAGATTTTAAAGAAACATATCTGGAGCTAGTTACTACTGCCGGAATATCGGTCAAACCTATACTTGCACGTAATCAAGTAAAAAGCTTTGAGGATGAACAAAGATCCGAATTATATGTACAAGCGGAAAAGTTCAGGGCTAAAGAAAATGGCGAACCATATAAAGATGAAACTGCTACAGGCACTACAGAGGCAGGTGAGTTGGTAGATATATTAGCAGACGATATTGATACATGGTTGGAAAATGATGTTCGCGTAATCGTCGCAGTAGGGAACGTTAGAATTAAAAAAGGAGAAGAAACATTAAATGCTGATAACGTAATCTTATACTTTGATCAGGAAAAGAGTGAACAAGATAAGCCGGCAAAGCAGGTATATAAAGAAGTATATGCTGAGGGTAATGTGACCCTGAGACGTAAAGATGATTTAATCGTAGCAGAAAAAATCTTTGAGAATATCAAGGAAGAAAAAGGCCTTTTTGTCAATAGCACAATCAGTAGTGTTCTAAAACCTCCTACCGTCAGAATACAGAAACCTGTTTTTATGAGTGGTGAAGAGATAAAGAACACAAAAGGAAATTATGAGATAAATAATGGAGATTTTTCTCTTTGTGGTTTCGGGCATCCTCACTATCGATTTAAATATTCAAAGTTAAGAATAATTAAAACGGGTGAAAAGTCAGTTCTGACCGCCAAAAATAACGTATTTAAGATTGGAAAGGTCCCAATTCTTTATTTCCCTTATTTGAACTTTAATTTAAAAAGGAGTCCAAAGAGACTCCAGGAATGGAACACTGGAAAAACGACAAGATTTGGGAGGTTCTTTACAACCGATTGGGATCTATACGGTTTTGGTTTTGGTGAAAAACTGAGCGAATGGAGTGATTTAACATTAAGCGCAGATTTTCTGGAACTGAGAGGACCGGCGGCTGGTTTGGATTTTCAGTACAAAAAGCCCAATTATTATGGATACGCCAACACATATTACATAAATGATGATGAAGAACTTGACATCAATGATGTCCCTGTCGATTCCAAGAACAGAGGGCATTTTTTATGGAGGCACAGACAAAAGTTATTAAATAATTGGGTAGCAGATATAGAAATATCACATGTTGGTGACAGAAGCTACTTTAGAGAATATTTCCAACCGGAATTCAAAATACAAAAGGACAGGACTACTTTATTATATTTGAAGAATATTTCAGGTAATAGAGGAACTACATTCCTGGCAGAACATCAATTACGGACATACGACACTCTGGTAGACTCAGTAAGACTTAGCAGGAAAAACGAATCATTTCCCGAATTAAAATACAGAATTATTGGAGAGCCTTTCAGGGACGGCAGACTAAACTTCACTTCTGAAACTGAGTTGGTATATCAAAACAGGGTGTTTGATAGAATTACACCTTTGAAAGCTGAAACTAATTTTCTGGGTCGTGGAGAATGGTTGACAGCGGAAAGAGTTTTTGACAGATCACCAGCGCGACTTGATCCGGAAGAAACTGTCAGGTTTGATACCTTCAATATGCTAAATGCTCCTTTTGGATTTATGGGTCAAAGATTTAATCCATTCATAGGGTTCCGACTCACCGGTTATAGTGAAAGTGTGAAGGTGAATCCTGTTACCCTTAGTAATGAAGGCAGCGGTTCACCGCGAGGAAGAGTAGCAATTCCTATTGGCTTTAATACCAGCACAACACTCTCGCGGACATATAGTGTATATAATAAATTATTAAATATAAACAGGTTGAGACATATCATGGTACCGGAATTAATGTTTAATTTCATGCCGATAGTAACTCAGGATCCGGAAGACTTAAATCAGTTTGATGGAATAGATGCGCTTGATACATATCAATCAGTCAAATTTGGCTTACGTAATAGACTCCAGACAAAACGAGGAGAACCGGGAAAAAGAAAACGGTAG
- a CDS encoding DegT/DnrJ/EryC1/StrS family aminotransferase, whose translation MKTKTKVPLIDLKRQYNGIKEEINIAIQDVLESQAFILGPQVTEFEGLFASHCNTKHAVGVSSGTDALILALKSLGVGDGDEVITTPFTFFATVESICNVGAKPVFADIDHETFNIRPDLIEKSISNKTKAIIPVHLYGQCSDMDQILEIAKKHDLRVIEDSAQSVGAEYKGRKAGSMGDLGCFSFFPSKNLGGMGDGGMVTCNSKKLEELIQMLRIHGGKPKNYHAALGINGRLDTLQASILIKKLGHLDHWCEERRQKASYYTEKMKGLDLVTPKVMDFNKHVFHLYVIRVKERDRLMAHLKTNNIDCAVYYPVPQHLQKCLADLGYKPGDMPETEMAAKETLALPIFPELTQKEQDYVIETVEDFFCTSK comes from the coding sequence ATGAAAACAAAAACAAAAGTTCCCTTGATTGACTTAAAACGCCAATATAATGGTATAAAAGAGGAAATTAACATTGCAATACAGGATGTCCTTGAAAGTCAGGCATTCATATTAGGCCCTCAGGTTACAGAGTTTGAGGGTCTTTTTGCTTCACACTGTAATACGAAACATGCTGTAGGTGTCTCTTCCGGAACAGATGCGTTGATTCTTGCGCTCAAATCGTTAGGAGTTGGTGATGGTGACGAAGTCATTACAACACCTTTTACGTTTTTTGCTACTGTTGAATCTATTTGTAATGTTGGCGCTAAACCTGTTTTTGCTGATATTGATCATGAGACATTCAACATTAGGCCGGATTTAATAGAAAAAAGTATAAGTAATAAAACTAAAGCCATTATCCCCGTCCATCTGTACGGACAATGCTCAGATATGGACCAGATTCTTGAAATAGCAAAGAAACATGATTTAAGGGTCATAGAGGATTCAGCTCAATCAGTTGGAGCAGAATATAAAGGCAGGAAAGCAGGCTCAATGGGAGATCTGGGATGTTTTTCTTTTTTTCCAAGTAAAAATCTCGGTGGGATGGGTGACGGCGGGATGGTGACATGTAACAGTAAAAAACTTGAAGAATTAATTCAGATGTTGAGGATTCATGGCGGTAAACCAAAGAATTATCATGCTGCCTTAGGAATTAATGGGAGGCTAGACACATTACAAGCGTCCATTCTCATCAAGAAACTGGGACATCTGGATCATTGGTGTGAAGAACGGAGGCAAAAAGCGTCGTATTACACCGAAAAGATGAAAGGGCTTGATTTGGTAACTCCAAAGGTAATGGACTTCAACAAGCATGTTTTTCATCTATATGTTATCAGAGTAAAAGAGCGGGACAGACTTATGGCGCATTTAAAAACAAATAATATAGATTGTGCAGTGTATTATCCGGTCCCTCAACATTTACAAAAATGCCTGGCAGACCTGGGCTACAAACCGGGTGACATGCCTGAAACAGAAATGGCGGCGAAGGAGACTTTGGCGCTTCCAATTTTTCCGGAATTAACACAGAAAGAACAGGATTACGTTATAGAGACGGTCGAAGATTTTTTTTGCACATCTAAATAA